The segment GTTGACGAGGAGACCAGCATGCCGCCGCGAGCACCCGCTCCGCTTCCACAAACCTGCTATCCGGCGGTGTGGTTGTGGCCGGGTCAGGCGTTGTACTCCGGCCCCGCGCTCGGCTTGCAGCCGCACTCCGGGTCGGTGTGGTGTCTGGCCGTCGGCGTGGACGGCCCGCTGACGGTACGGGTCGGCGCGCAACGCATCCAGGCCCGTACCGCGCTGATCCCGCCCCGGCTCACCCACCACCTGAGCATGACCGGGCCCCTGGTGTCGTGTTACCTGGACCCGGCCTCGGCGCGCGCCGCCGCGTGCCGCGCACAGTTCGACGAGTTCTGCGGGGACATCGGGGTGCAGCACACCGCAGAGGTCGAGCTGTTCACCCCGCCCACCGACGATGTCGGGGCGCTGCGCTGGTTGGAGCGGGCCGCACCGTCGGATGTCCAGCAGCTCGACTCGCGAATCGCGCGGGCCGCCAAGCAGGTTCGCGATGACACGGCGGCCGCCGTGTCGGCCGCCGAGCTCGCCGCGTCGGTGGGGCTGTCCGAATC is part of the Mycobacterium adipatum genome and harbors:
- a CDS encoding helix-turn-helix domain-containing protein, which encodes MPPRAPAPLPQTCYPAVWLWPGQALYSGPALGLQPHSGSVWCLAVGVDGPLTVRVGAQRIQARTALIPPRLTHHLSMTGPLVSCYLDPASARAAACRAQFDEFCGDIGVQHTAEVELFTPPTDDVGALRWLERAAPSDVQQLDSRIARAAKQVRDDTAAAVSAAELAASVGLSESRFLHLFRQEIGCSLRRYRLWSRLMCAGAEIAAGHNLTTAAAQAGFASPSHLADRFKTTFGLSATQLLATGLTIRTP